One genomic region from Pseudomonas hormoni encodes:
- a CDS encoding EAL domain-containing protein — protein sequence MTIFPNSLTSSNGCQGCKSTLELDLDFTFAFQPIVDVRDQSIFAHEALVRGINGEGALSVLEKVNDQNRYRFDQLCRMRAISTAAQLGMTQHLSINFLPNAVYRPELCIRSTLEAARIHNFPLDRLIFETVESEYIENNHHLTNILRVYREFGLKIAIDDFGSGYSGLTLLADFQPDLIKLDIALVRNIHRDRSRQAIVRGVVIICAEMGIEIIAEGIEHAEERDFLTDCGVYLMQGYWFAKPAFEAMALVAAKSWHKA from the coding sequence GTGACAATATTTCCAAATTCATTGACTTCGTCCAATGGTTGCCAAGGTTGCAAAAGCACTCTTGAGCTGGATTTAGATTTTACTTTCGCTTTTCAACCAATAGTGGACGTTCGCGATCAATCAATTTTTGCACATGAGGCGTTGGTGAGAGGCATTAATGGAGAGGGGGCGTTGTCAGTGCTGGAGAAAGTAAACGATCAAAACCGTTATCGATTCGATCAGCTTTGCCGCATGCGTGCTATTTCCACTGCTGCGCAACTTGGAATGACTCAGCACCTATCGATTAATTTTCTACCCAACGCGGTTTACCGTCCAGAATTGTGCATTAGAAGCACGTTGGAAGCCGCACGTATTCACAACTTCCCGCTCGATCGGCTGATTTTCGAGACAGTCGAAAGCGAATACATTGAAAATAATCACCATCTGACCAACATTCTACGCGTATATCGGGAGTTCGGTTTGAAAATAGCAATTGATGACTTTGGCTCAGGTTATTCGGGACTGACCCTGTTGGCAGATTTTCAACCGGATCTTATAAAGCTCGATATAGCCTTAGTGCGTAATATCCATCGTGATCGCTCCCGTCAGGCTATCGTCCGTGGTGTTGTCATAATATGTGCGGAAATGGGTATTGAAATCATTGCAGAAGGAATCGAACATGCTGAGGAACGGGATTTTCTTACCGACTGCGGGGTTTATCTGATGCAGGGGTATTGGTTCGCCAAGCCTGCATTTGAAGCAATGGCTCTGGTCGCTGCCAAGTCTTGGCATAAAGCATAG
- a CDS encoding potassium transporter Kup, with protein sequence MSETATVAHEDSPSKTSGVGLLVAAVGVVYGDIGTSPLYTLKEVFSGHYGVQVNHDGVLGILSLIFWSLIWVVSIKYVLFILRANNQGEGGIMALTALARRAAAPYPHMSKVLVLLGLFGAALFYGDSMITPAISVLSAVEGLQLAFDGIEHWVVPLSVVVLVALFLIQKHGTARIGILFGPVMVLWFVVLGALGIYGILQRPEVLEALNPAWAVQFFVVHPGMGVAILGAVVLALTGAEALYADMGHFGRKPISRAWFILVLPGLVLNYFGQGALILENPEAVRNPFYLLAPSWALLPMVALSTLATIIASQAVISGAFSLTRQAIQLGYVPRMFIQHTSSQEQGQIYIGTVNWALMVGVVLLVIGFESSSALAAAYGVAVTGTMLITTILSSAVVLLLWKTPRWLAIPMLLGFLLVDGLYFAANAPKIFQGGAFPVIAGVGLFILMTTWKRGRKIIVERLDETALPLPLFISSIRSLPPHRVQGTAVFLTARADAVPHALLHNLLHNQVLHEQVVLLTVVSEDSPRVTVDRRFEVEAYGEGFFRVSLHFGFMEEPDVPKALSLCHLNELDFSAMRTTYFLSRETVIPTKRIGMARWREGLFAFLLKNANSNLKYFKLPLNRVIELGTQVEM encoded by the coding sequence TTGAGTGAAACAGCGACCGTTGCACACGAAGACTCTCCATCCAAAACGTCAGGAGTGGGCTTGCTCGTCGCTGCTGTCGGAGTGGTATACGGGGACATTGGCACCAGCCCCCTCTATACGCTGAAAGAAGTATTTTCCGGCCACTATGGAGTCCAGGTGAACCACGACGGTGTGCTAGGCATTCTGTCGTTGATTTTTTGGTCGCTGATCTGGGTCGTCTCGATCAAGTACGTGCTGTTCATCCTGCGTGCCAATAACCAGGGTGAGGGCGGCATCATGGCGTTGACCGCGTTAGCCCGCCGAGCAGCCGCACCTTATCCGCACATGAGCAAAGTACTGGTTCTGCTCGGCCTGTTTGGAGCGGCACTTTTTTACGGGGACAGCATGATCACCCCTGCGATTTCGGTGCTCTCGGCGGTTGAAGGCCTGCAGTTGGCGTTTGACGGAATAGAGCACTGGGTTGTGCCACTGTCAGTGGTCGTGTTGGTGGCGCTGTTCTTGATACAAAAACACGGCACAGCACGCATCGGCATCCTGTTTGGCCCGGTCATGGTGCTGTGGTTTGTGGTACTGGGCGCGCTCGGAATCTACGGTATTTTGCAGCGCCCCGAAGTGTTGGAAGCGCTTAACCCTGCTTGGGCTGTGCAATTCTTTGTGGTACATCCGGGAATGGGTGTGGCGATTCTGGGCGCCGTCGTGTTGGCATTGACCGGTGCTGAAGCGCTGTATGCCGACATGGGCCACTTTGGTCGCAAACCGATTTCCCGTGCCTGGTTCATTCTGGTGTTGCCGGGGCTGGTGCTCAATTATTTTGGCCAAGGCGCCCTGATCCTGGAGAACCCGGAGGCGGTGCGCAATCCGTTCTATCTGCTCGCGCCAAGCTGGGCACTGCTGCCAATGGTTGCGCTTTCCACACTGGCGACCATCATCGCTTCTCAAGCAGTAATCTCTGGTGCTTTCTCCCTGACGCGCCAGGCCATCCAGCTAGGTTACGTCCCTCGGATGTTTATCCAGCACACCTCCAGCCAAGAGCAGGGTCAGATTTACATCGGCACGGTTAACTGGGCGTTGATGGTCGGTGTTGTGCTGCTGGTGATCGGCTTCGAGTCGTCGAGTGCCTTGGCCGCTGCCTATGGGGTCGCTGTGACGGGCACCATGTTGATCACGACCATTCTGTCTTCGGCGGTCGTCCTGCTTCTTTGGAAAACGCCGCGCTGGCTGGCCATCCCGATGCTGCTCGGATTTTTGCTGGTAGACGGTCTGTATTTTGCCGCCAATGCTCCGAAGATTTTTCAGGGCGGTGCGTTCCCGGTGATCGCCGGTGTTGGCCTGTTTATTTTGATGACCACCTGGAAAAGGGGGCGAAAGATCATCGTCGAGCGGCTGGACGAGACTGCTCTTCCTCTACCGTTGTTTATCAGCAGTATCCGTTCACTGCCGCCGCATAGGGTGCAGGGTACTGCGGTTTTTCTGACGGCTAGGGCCGATGCTGTTCCTCATGCACTACTGCACAATCTGCTACACAACCAGGTGCTGCACGAGCAAGTGGTATTGCTCACTGTAGTGTCCGAAGACAGTCCTAGGGTGACTGTTGACCGACGGTTTGAGGTTGAAGCTTATGGCGAAGGTTTCTTCCGGGTCAGCCTCCACTTCGGTTTCATGGAGGAGCCCGACGTTCCCAAAGCCTTAAGTCTTTGTCATTTGAATGAGCTGGATTTCAGCGCGATGCGCACGACTTATTTCCTCAGCCGGGAGACGGTGATCCCAACCAAGCGTATTGGGATGGCGCGCTGGCGAGAGGGCCTGTTCGCGTTTCTGCTGAAGAATGCCAATAGCAACCTCAAGTATTTCAAATTGCCGTTGAATAGGGTGATTGAGTTAGGTACACAGGTGGAGATGTGA
- a CDS encoding heavy-metal-associated domain-containing protein: MKTVELQVQGMSCGSCVKHVTEALRPVEGVSDVAVDLQAGRVKVSGDSDSHALLAALQDAGYPAQLATVESVASKKTSGCGGNGGGCCCR; the protein is encoded by the coding sequence ATGAAAACTGTTGAACTGCAAGTCCAAGGCATGAGCTGTGGTTCATGTGTCAAACATGTCACCGAAGCGCTGCGCCCAGTTGAAGGCGTCAGTGACGTAGCGGTGGATTTACAAGCCGGACGGGTGAAGGTCAGCGGCGATTCGGACAGCCATGCGCTGCTTGCAGCCCTACAGGACGCGGGCTATCCAGCACAGCTGGCGACAGTGGAAAGCGTAGCGAGTAAGAAAACCTCAGGTTGTGGCGGGAACGGCGGTGGTTGCTGCTGCCGGTAA
- a CDS encoding heavy metal translocating P-type ATPase, producing the protein MTVSNDSQFSTEYEGQNYRFCSQKCQTTFRAAPERYRISQLKLEQVHQTTAEPVTGAVEYTCPMHPEIRQIGPGVCPKCGMTLEPVIPELEEEENLELKDFTRRFWWTLPLTVIVTVLAMGGHALVLFHGTTQNWVELGLATPVVLWAGWPFYVRGVRSVIQRSPNMWTLIGLGTAAAFLYSVVATLTPNVFPSNFMMEGRIGVYFEAAAVIISLTLLGQMLELKARSQTSAAIKSLLGLAPKTARRINADGTEEDIPLTHVHSGDTLRVRPGEKVPVDGQVLQGESAVDESMLTGEPIPIMKRAGDALIGATLNIHGSLVMQAQKIGSATLLAQIVQMVVQAQRSKAPMQRLADVIASYFVIVVIAIAALTLLGWGLWGPEPSWVFGLINAVAVMIIACPCALGLATPMSVMVATGKAAGSGVLFRDAAAIENLRKIDILIVDKTGTLTEGRPAFHSVEAVPGFTQDEVLRLAASLDQGSEHPLAHAIVEQARAAGLKLVTPETFESASGIGVSGQVEGRRLMIGNTALMQEAGVSTESLQEHAEKLRGDGTSIMYLAVDGALAGLLAVADPIKPTTKLAVERLQADGVKVIMATGDGLTTARSVARQLGIEEVHGEVKPQDKERLVASLQQAGHRVAMAGDGINDAPALARADVGIAMGTGTDVAMNSAQVTLVKGDLLGILRARSLSVATVRNMHQNLTFAFLYNAMGIPLAAGLFFPLTGHLLSPLIAALAMSVSSASVIFNALRLRQASIE; encoded by the coding sequence ATGACCGTCAGTAACGACAGCCAGTTCAGCACGGAATATGAGGGGCAAAACTACCGGTTCTGCAGCCAGAAATGCCAAACGACCTTCAGGGCAGCGCCCGAGCGTTATCGAATATCTCAACTGAAACTCGAACAAGTTCATCAGACAACAGCAGAACCGGTAACGGGTGCCGTTGAATACACATGTCCCATGCATCCGGAAATTCGCCAGATCGGCCCCGGCGTCTGCCCTAAGTGCGGCATGACCTTAGAGCCGGTGATTCCCGAATTGGAGGAAGAAGAGAACTTAGAACTCAAGGACTTCACCCGGCGCTTCTGGTGGACATTGCCACTGACAGTGATCGTCACCGTGCTGGCTATGGGTGGCCATGCCCTGGTGCTGTTCCATGGCACCACGCAAAATTGGGTCGAGCTGGGATTGGCTACACCCGTCGTGCTGTGGGCTGGCTGGCCGTTTTATGTGCGTGGTGTGCGTTCGGTGATTCAGCGAAGTCCGAACATGTGGACGCTAATCGGCCTCGGCACGGCGGCGGCCTTCCTTTACAGCGTCGTGGCCACCCTGACCCCCAATGTATTCCCCAGCAACTTCATGATGGAGGGCCGCATCGGTGTGTACTTCGAAGCGGCGGCTGTGATCATCTCACTGACCCTTCTCGGCCAGATGCTTGAACTCAAGGCTCGCTCGCAAACCTCGGCTGCCATCAAGTCGCTGCTTGGACTGGCACCCAAAACTGCCCGACGGATCAATGCCGATGGCACGGAAGAAGACATCCCTCTGACACACGTACACAGCGGCGACACGTTACGTGTGCGACCGGGCGAAAAAGTGCCTGTCGACGGTCAGGTGTTGCAAGGCGAAAGCGCTGTAGATGAGTCGATGCTCACCGGCGAACCGATACCGATCATGAAGAGAGCCGGCGACGCGCTGATTGGCGCCACTCTCAACATCCACGGCAGTCTGGTGATGCAGGCGCAGAAGATAGGGTCGGCGACCCTGCTCGCACAGATTGTGCAGATGGTTGTGCAGGCACAGCGCTCAAAAGCGCCGATGCAACGGCTGGCAGATGTGATTGCCAGTTACTTCGTGATTGTGGTGATTGCTATCGCCGCGCTGACTCTGCTCGGCTGGGGGCTGTGGGGGCCCGAGCCAAGTTGGGTGTTCGGACTGATCAACGCTGTCGCGGTCATGATCATCGCCTGTCCCTGTGCCCTTGGCCTAGCGACACCGATGTCAGTCATGGTTGCCACCGGCAAGGCTGCTGGCAGCGGCGTATTGTTTCGCGATGCCGCCGCCATCGAAAACCTGCGCAAGATAGACATCTTGATAGTCGACAAAACTGGCACCCTCACTGAAGGTCGACCTGCATTCCATAGCGTCGAGGCCGTACCCGGATTTACACAGGATGAAGTGTTGCGCCTGGCCGCAAGTCTCGATCAGGGCAGCGAGCATCCATTGGCCCACGCCATCGTCGAGCAGGCTCGTGCCGCAGGGCTAAAACTGGTGACACCTGAAACCTTCGAGTCAGCCTCAGGTATTGGGGTAAGCGGTCAGGTCGAGGGTCGCCGCCTGATGATAGGCAATACCGCGTTGATGCAGGAGGCCGGCGTCTCCACAGAGAGCTTGCAAGAACATGCCGAGAAGCTACGCGGCGACGGTACGAGCATCATGTACCTGGCAGTCGATGGCGCCCTGGCGGGTTTGCTGGCTGTTGCCGACCCCATCAAACCCACCACGAAGCTGGCCGTCGAGCGTCTGCAGGCGGATGGCGTCAAGGTCATCATGGCCACTGGCGACGGCCTTACGACTGCTCGCTCGGTAGCTCGCCAGTTGGGCATCGAGGAGGTTCACGGCGAGGTCAAACCGCAAGATAAAGAACGTCTGGTGGCATCTCTGCAACAAGCCGGACACCGGGTGGCGATGGCCGGCGACGGCATTAATGATGCCCCCGCACTGGCGCGCGCTGATGTAGGTATCGCCATGGGCACTGGCACTGACGTGGCGATGAACAGCGCTCAGGTCACCCTGGTCAAGGGCGATCTCCTCGGTATCCTGCGTGCTCGCAGCCTGTCAGTAGCAACGGTGAGAAATATGCACCAGAACCTGACCTTCGCCTTCCTTTACAACGCTATGGGCATCCCACTTGCCGCCGGCTTGTTCTTCCCTCTTACCGGTCACCTTCTGTCACCACTAATTGCCGCACTGGCCATGAGCGTGAGCTCGGCGTCGGTGATATTCAACGCCTTGCGTCTGCGCCAAGCTTCCATTGAATGA
- a CDS encoding sensor histidine kinase, translated as MSNVDGKKEREIANAANELFLLGQKTVEARAVLAALQKELSDASNPLVDSQQIEQVIGADQQLVPAKLLVQSDAVVAPRLEEQRMYQELREANAQLVIAALSAQDLQAVAERALSQQKSILATVAHELRNPLTPISMIAERMVRMPSDELPRMRELIEGQVQHMSQLVDDLLDVSRVSTGKLRLNRRDVDMIQVLREAIDACRPLMSAQEQRFDAHLPDGILMVNGDPGRLAQIIHNLLANAAKYTPPHGGIALSLTVASDVLKIKISDNGIGISAKALPFIFDPYIQDVHAVGFNGSGLGIGLTVVRELVEAHGGKVTGMSEGDGKGSEFVVTLPLANHSSG; from the coding sequence ATGAGTAATGTCGATGGCAAGAAAGAGCGTGAGATCGCTAATGCCGCTAACGAGCTCTTCCTGCTTGGCCAGAAAACCGTTGAAGCGCGCGCCGTGCTGGCAGCCTTGCAAAAAGAGTTGAGCGACGCTAGCAACCCGCTGGTGGACAGTCAGCAGATCGAGCAAGTGATTGGGGCCGATCAGCAGTTGGTACCGGCTAAACTCCTCGTGCAGTCAGACGCAGTAGTTGCCCCTCGTTTGGAAGAACAGCGGATGTATCAGGAACTGCGTGAGGCTAATGCGCAATTGGTCATAGCTGCGCTCAGCGCTCAAGACCTTCAAGCTGTAGCCGAGCGCGCACTGAGTCAGCAAAAAAGCATACTGGCGACAGTGGCCCATGAGCTACGTAACCCATTAACACCTATCAGCATGATTGCAGAACGTATGGTTCGGATGCCTAGTGACGAACTGCCTCGAATGCGGGAGTTGATCGAGGGCCAAGTGCAACATATGTCACAGCTGGTCGACGATCTGCTGGACGTCTCCCGTGTCAGCACTGGGAAGTTGCGACTCAATCGCCGCGATGTCGACATGATTCAAGTTCTACGTGAGGCCATTGATGCGTGTCGCCCTTTAATGAGCGCACAGGAGCAGCGTTTCGACGCCCATCTTCCCGATGGCATCTTGATGGTAAATGGTGACCCGGGGCGCCTCGCGCAGATTATCCACAACCTTCTGGCGAATGCGGCTAAATACACCCCACCCCACGGTGGAATCGCACTGTCTTTAACAGTAGCGTCCGACGTTTTGAAGATAAAGATTTCCGACAATGGAATCGGTATTTCCGCTAAAGCACTCCCGTTTATTTTCGATCCCTATATTCAAGACGTGCATGCCGTCGGCTTCAATGGATCAGGCTTGGGCATCGGACTGACGGTCGTCCGCGAGTTGGTTGAGGCGCACGGCGGTAAGGTTACTGGTATGAGTGAGGGTGATGGCAAGGGTAGCGAGTTCGTGGTCACGTTACCGTTGGCGAACCATTCAAGCGGATAA
- a CDS encoding PAS domain-containing protein, whose product MINAELLQLVVEASNDGIVVAEQEGDENILIYANPAFQRLTGYSVDDILYQDCRFLQGDDRDQAGLSVIREAIKNLHPCRQIIRNYRKDGSAFWNELSITPVFNDADQLTYFIGIQKDVSVEVEASERVRELEAELALLKKQLG is encoded by the coding sequence ATGATCAATGCAGAATTGCTGCAACTGGTGGTTGAAGCATCCAACGATGGAATCGTGGTAGCAGAGCAGGAAGGCGACGAGAACATACTGATCTACGCCAATCCCGCCTTCCAGCGCCTAACGGGCTATAGCGTTGACGACATCCTGTACCAGGACTGCCGTTTTCTGCAGGGTGATGACCGTGACCAAGCCGGCCTTTCAGTTATCCGAGAGGCGATAAAGAACCTTCACCCCTGCCGGCAAATCATTCGCAACTATCGCAAGGACGGCAGCGCCTTCTGGAACGAACTGTCGATTACCCCAGTGTTCAACGACGCAGATCAACTCACCTACTTCATCGGTATCCAGAAGGACGTCAGCGTCGAGGTTGAGGCTAGCGAGCGAGTGCGCGAACTGGAAGCTGAACTCGCACTGTTGAAGAAGCAACTCGGATAA
- a CDS encoding sensor domain-containing diguanylate cyclase: MSSVELTNDSIESEYEALISFMYLSPVGLVRTDPGGKIDMLNPMATQLLMPLVKSIGLENLFETLASVAPELRNLVTSFREPCGSICVNHRIHVSSAADGGIVLACTIVKVNDEVLITVLTDISCQVATERRLRQTDSWLDAIYTIVNDFAVLGLTEQGVINSWSPSAERLTGYTESEAIGETLGRFYSLSALEVDVLKEQLTFAREEGWHSRDYSCQHKSGHNFFAQTMIAVLRDEDDKFSGYTVVFRDITERKVSSDNLANLLTKDHLTGAINRAHFFNLAEKEFARASRYEHSISIIMLDADHFKHVNDSWGHPIGDEVLKSIAKIAEGVLRPGDTIARFGGEEFVVMLPKSNSLEASVIAERLRSSIEASSVDAGGEEIRITVSIGCASMSQSRSTLKELLISADSALYHAKSKGRNCVVDIDDC; the protein is encoded by the coding sequence ATGAGTAGCGTAGAGCTGACCAATGACTCAATCGAGTCAGAGTACGAAGCATTAATTTCATTCATGTATCTATCGCCAGTAGGGCTGGTAAGAACCGACCCCGGCGGAAAAATTGATATGCTTAATCCCATGGCAACACAATTGTTGATGCCATTGGTTAAGTCGATTGGCCTTGAAAATCTGTTTGAAACACTTGCTTCCGTTGCGCCTGAGCTACGTAACTTAGTGACAAGTTTTAGAGAGCCATGCGGATCAATATGTGTAAATCATAGAATCCACGTGTCGTCCGCAGCCGACGGAGGTATTGTTCTCGCATGTACAATTGTAAAGGTCAATGACGAGGTTCTAATAACAGTTCTAACTGATATTTCTTGCCAAGTTGCAACTGAAAGGAGGCTAAGGCAGACAGACTCATGGCTGGACGCCATCTATACGATTGTTAACGATTTCGCAGTCCTCGGCTTGACTGAACAGGGTGTAATTAATAGCTGGAGCCCTTCGGCAGAGCGTTTAACAGGTTACACGGAGTCCGAGGCTATTGGTGAGACGTTGGGCCGCTTCTATAGTTTGTCCGCTTTGGAAGTGGATGTTTTGAAGGAGCAACTCACATTCGCACGTGAAGAAGGTTGGCACTCACGAGACTATAGCTGCCAGCACAAATCAGGACACAATTTTTTTGCTCAAACAATGATCGCCGTTCTGCGTGACGAAGATGACAAGTTTTCTGGCTATACGGTGGTGTTTCGAGATATCACCGAGCGAAAGGTGTCGAGTGATAATCTGGCCAACTTGCTCACTAAAGACCACCTCACAGGTGCAATTAATCGCGCCCACTTTTTCAACTTGGCAGAGAAAGAGTTTGCGCGGGCAAGTCGATACGAGCACTCAATATCTATAATCATGCTAGACGCCGATCACTTCAAGCATGTTAATGATAGCTGGGGGCATCCCATTGGCGATGAAGTTCTTAAGTCGATAGCCAAAATTGCCGAGGGGGTTCTTCGTCCCGGAGATACTATAGCTAGGTTTGGAGGCGAAGAATTTGTCGTTATGTTGCCTAAAAGCAATAGCCTCGAGGCTTCAGTTATTGCGGAGCGACTAAGGAGCAGCATTGAAGCATCTAGTGTCGATGCTGGTGGTGAGGAAATAAGAATCACAGTCAGTATTGGGTGTGCCTCGATGAGTCAATCGCGATCCACTCTCAAGGAGCTGTTAATCTCCGCAGATAGTGCTCTCTATCATGCAAAATCCAAGGGTAGGAATTGTGTAGTTGATATTGATGACTGCTAA
- a CDS encoding VIT1/CCC1 transporter family protein: MAAHHKEKHSIDNIGWLRAAVLGANDGIVSTSSLILGVAASHATHNSILIAGVSALVAGAMSMATGEYVSVQSQADTEAAALEKERIEIQENPKGENRELTGIYVERGLEVPLAKEVATKLMDHDALGAHARDELGITDAMSAKPLQAALASALSFAVGAALPLLVVVVVPQEHLIPVIVVASLVFLAILGGLAAKVGGANIKNGVLRVTFWSALSMAVAAGVGTLLGTTV; this comes from the coding sequence ATGGCAGCGCATCATAAAGAGAAACACTCAATAGACAACATTGGTTGGCTGCGCGCTGCCGTATTGGGGGCCAATGACGGAATCGTTTCAACTTCAAGTCTGATTCTGGGCGTAGCCGCCTCTCACGCAACTCACAACAGCATCCTTATAGCGGGTGTCTCTGCTCTCGTCGCCGGTGCTATGTCGATGGCTACCGGAGAGTACGTTTCCGTGCAGTCCCAAGCCGACACGGAAGCGGCTGCCCTAGAGAAGGAGCGAATTGAGATTCAGGAAAATCCGAAGGGCGAGAATCGTGAACTGACAGGAATTTATGTTGAGCGAGGACTTGAGGTGCCGCTTGCAAAAGAAGTCGCGACTAAACTAATGGATCACGACGCCTTGGGGGCGCATGCCCGAGATGAGTTGGGAATCACCGATGCGATGAGTGCAAAGCCATTACAGGCTGCTCTTGCATCTGCGCTAAGCTTTGCCGTAGGTGCGGCACTACCATTACTCGTGGTCGTAGTAGTTCCACAAGAACATCTCATCCCAGTCATCGTCGTCGCGTCGTTGGTCTTCCTTGCTATCCTTGGCGGCTTGGCGGCCAAGGTCGGCGGGGCGAATATTAAAAATGGGGTTTTACGTGTGACTTTTTGGAGTGCGCTTTCGATGGCGGTGGCAGCAGGAGTCGGTACCCTGTTGGGAACCACAGTATAA
- a CDS encoding ATPase domain-containing protein yields MNSKVTINRLATGVPGLDEVLGGGLPEFSFNLIAGPPGCGKTTLAHQMMFALATPERPALFFTVLGEPPLKMLRYQQQFDFFDSEAINHSIHYVNLAADTLAGNLDEVLRRIVSEVEAHSPALVFVDSFRSVVLASQTQDNPNNNLPQFVQQLGMLMTTWQATTFLIGEYFTETDTNPIFTVADGLIWLRQSVQRNSMVRKIEIMKMRGQPTLPGLHTFHIATSGIKVFAPAPLNPVEAPLEIPIKRLKMGVPQLDEMLGGGLPRGYSLLVAGPSGSGKSILAATFLAEGARNGETGVIAVFEQRPNHFQNAALIQLIQNGQVGLVDSRAPDLSIDEIVQLLLSEISRLKATRVVIDSLSGFELALAPTFREDFRESLSRMVTALTSAGVSVLMTSELEDRYTDLRFSPYGTAFLTDAIIVQRYIEVESRLLRIMAVVKLRASAHSDELRLYRVDENGLQIGETLHDQEGLLGGRPTKRISGVPHPGDKNA; encoded by the coding sequence ATGAATTCCAAAGTGACTATCAACCGCCTGGCCACCGGCGTGCCAGGACTGGACGAGGTGCTGGGCGGAGGTTTGCCGGAGTTTTCGTTCAACCTGATCGCTGGCCCTCCAGGCTGCGGCAAGACCACTCTGGCACACCAGATGATGTTCGCCCTCGCGACGCCCGAGCGTCCGGCGCTGTTCTTTACCGTGCTCGGCGAGCCGCCGCTGAAGATGCTGCGTTACCAGCAGCAATTCGACTTTTTCGACAGCGAAGCGATCAACCACTCGATCCACTACGTCAACCTGGCCGCCGACACCCTGGCCGGGAATCTGGACGAGGTGCTGCGGCGCATCGTCAGCGAGGTCGAGGCGCATTCCCCGGCGCTGGTGTTCGTCGACTCGTTCCGTTCGGTGGTGCTGGCCAGCCAGACCCAGGACAACCCCAACAACAACCTGCCGCAGTTCGTACAGCAACTGGGCATGTTGATGACCACCTGGCAGGCGACGACCTTCCTGATTGGCGAATACTTCACCGAAACCGACACCAACCCGATTTTCACCGTGGCCGATGGCCTGATTTGGCTGCGCCAGAGCGTTCAGCGCAACTCGATGGTGCGCAAGATAGAAATCATGAAAATGCGCGGACAGCCCACGTTACCGGGCTTGCACACCTTCCACATTGCGACGTCGGGGATCAAGGTGTTTGCACCCGCGCCACTCAACCCGGTTGAAGCGCCGCTGGAGATCCCCATCAAGCGCCTGAAAATGGGCGTGCCACAGCTCGACGAGATGCTGGGTGGCGGCCTGCCCCGTGGTTATTCATTGCTAGTGGCCGGGCCGTCGGGGTCGGGCAAAAGCATCCTGGCAGCGACGTTCCTCGCAGAAGGCGCACGCAACGGCGAAACCGGCGTCATCGCGGTGTTCGAACAACGGCCCAATCATTTTCAAAATGCCGCCCTCATTCAATTGATCCAAAACGGTCAGGTCGGCTTGGTGGACAGTCGCGCACCGGACTTGTCCATCGACGAAATCGTGCAGTTGCTGCTCAGCGAGATCAGCCGACTGAAAGCCACCCGGGTGGTGATCGATTCGTTGTCGGGCTTCGAACTGGCGCTGGCGCCGACCTTCCGCGAAGACTTCCGTGAATCGCTGTCGCGTATGGTCACCGCGCTGACCAGTGCCGGGGTCAGTGTGCTGATGACCTCAGAGCTGGAAGACCGCTACACCGACTTGCGTTTCAGCCCTTACGGCACGGCATTTCTCACTGACGCGATCATTGTCCAACGCTATATCGAAGTAGAGAGCCGCTTACTGCGGATCATGGCCGTGGTCAAGTTGCGGGCCAGTGCCCACTCCGATGAGCTGCGCTTATACCGCGTCGATGAAAATGGCTTGCAGATTGGCGAAACGCTTCATGACCAAGAAGGTCTGCTCGGAGGCCGACCTACAAAGCGGATTTCAGGTGTACCACATCCAGGAGATAAAAATGCTTGA
- a CDS encoding histone-like nucleoid-structuring protein, MvaT/MvaU family, which translates to MSKLAEFRQLEKHLAEQLQALEALKGDAGLKAEIEFETTLRALLAKYGFSLKDIVNLLDPKAGRRAPAAESKSSTRKPRQVKVYKNPESGEVVETKGGNHRTLKEWKAKYGSDKVESWLTK; encoded by the coding sequence ATGTCCAAGCTCGCAGAGTTCCGTCAGCTCGAAAAACACCTAGCTGAACAGCTTCAAGCACTCGAAGCCCTCAAGGGTGACGCGGGCTTGAAGGCTGAAATCGAATTTGAAACAACGCTCCGTGCCTTATTGGCGAAGTACGGCTTCAGCTTAAAAGACATCGTCAACCTACTTGATCCAAAGGCAGGTCGTCGCGCACCCGCTGCTGAGTCGAAGAGCAGCACTCGCAAGCCTCGCCAGGTGAAGGTCTACAAAAATCCTGAGTCCGGCGAAGTCGTGGAAACCAAAGGCGGCAACCACCGAACGCTGAAGGAATGGAAAGCAAAATATGGCTCGGACAAAGTCGAGTCCTGGCTGACCAAGTGA